From Kineosporia succinea, the proteins below share one genomic window:
- a CDS encoding M50 family metallopeptidase: MSYTIGVVLFALGLLLSVCLHEAGHMLTAKLFGMRVTRYFAGFGPTVWSFRRGETEYGLKAVPLGGFVNIVGMAPGVDEPEAEETEAQGRAFWQKPLWQRTIVLAAGSITHVIICILLLIPAFAAFGIPTAKPLDQTPAVIGGVPTCVITGYDVDGDSVLRACKEGDPQSPAAAAGLKTGDEITSIGGTAITSYAGFQKAVREQPVNEPVALTYKRDGAEKTTEVTLISTQRPALGSSDSSALVATPTIGIQNQSVIYNDRKGVVESVGLAFKTTGETMVRGVEAITKLPSKISSLWNALLGGERAADDPVSVVGASRLGGEIVQTSGFQGGATFLAILASLNVFLGLFNLLPLPPLDGGHIAVAWYESARRKLAFRRRRPDPGPVDREKLIPLTLAIIVIFGAFTLLTVSVDVVNPIRLQ; this comes from the coding sequence ATGAGCTACACGATCGGGGTGGTCCTGTTCGCCCTCGGCCTCCTTCTCAGCGTCTGCCTGCACGAGGCCGGGCACATGCTCACGGCGAAACTGTTCGGCATGCGGGTCACCCGCTACTTCGCCGGTTTCGGGCCCACGGTGTGGTCGTTCCGCCGCGGTGAGACCGAGTACGGCCTGAAGGCGGTGCCGCTCGGCGGGTTCGTCAACATCGTCGGCATGGCGCCCGGCGTCGACGAGCCGGAGGCCGAGGAGACCGAGGCCCAGGGCCGCGCCTTCTGGCAGAAGCCGCTCTGGCAGCGCACGATCGTGCTCGCCGCCGGCTCGATCACCCACGTGATCATCTGCATCCTGCTGCTGATCCCCGCGTTCGCGGCGTTCGGCATCCCCACCGCGAAGCCGCTCGACCAGACGCCGGCCGTGATCGGTGGCGTGCCCACCTGCGTCATCACCGGCTACGACGTCGACGGCGACAGCGTGCTGCGGGCCTGCAAGGAGGGCGACCCGCAGTCGCCCGCCGCGGCCGCCGGACTGAAGACGGGTGACGAGATCACCTCCATCGGGGGCACCGCGATCACCTCGTACGCGGGCTTCCAGAAGGCCGTGCGCGAGCAGCCGGTGAACGAGCCGGTGGCGCTGACCTACAAGCGTGACGGCGCGGAGAAGACCACCGAGGTCACGCTGATCAGCACGCAGCGCCCGGCGCTGGGCTCCTCCGACAGCAGCGCGCTGGTGGCCACGCCGACCATCGGCATCCAGAACCAGAGCGTGATCTACAACGACCGCAAGGGCGTCGTGGAGAGCGTCGGGCTGGCGTTCAAGACCACCGGCGAGACGATGGTGCGCGGCGTCGAGGCGATCACCAAGCTGCCCAGCAAGATCAGCTCGCTCTGGAACGCCCTGCTCGGTGGCGAGCGCGCCGCCGACGACCCGGTCAGCGTGGTCGGGGCCAGCCGTCTGGGCGGTGAGATCGTGCAGACCAGCGGTTTCCAGGGCGGCGCGACCTTCCTGGCGATCCTGGCCAGCCTCAACGTCTTCCTCGGCCTGTTCAACCTGCTGCCGCTGCCCCCGCTCGACGGTGGGCACATCGCGGTGGCCTGGTACGAGTCGGCCCGTCGCAAGCTGGCCTTCCGCCGCCGGCGGCCCGACCCGGGCCCGGTCGACCGGGAGAAGCTGATCCCGCTGACGCTGGCGATCATCGTGATCTTCGGCGCGTTCACGCTGCTGACGGTCTCGGTCGACGTGGTGAACCCGATCCGGCTGCAGTGA
- the ispG gene encoding flavodoxin-dependent (E)-4-hydroxy-3-methylbut-2-enyl-diphosphate synthase yields the protein MSVSLGIPTAPPPVLNPRRKSRKIQVGKVAVGGDAPVSVQSMTTTLTSDINATLQQIAELTAAGCDIVRVACPSQDDAEALPAIARKSGIPVIADIHFQPKYVFAAIDAGCAAVRVNPGNIRQFDDKVGEIAKAAKDAGTSIRIGVNAGSLDKRLLAKYGKATPEALVESAVWEASLFEEHDFHDFKISVKHNDPVVMVRAYELLAQRGDWPLHLGVTEAGPAFQGTIKSAVAFGHLLGQGIGDTIRVSLSAPPVEEVKVGIQILQSLNLRPRKLEIVSCPSCGRAQVDVYTLAEQVTAGLEGMEVPLRVAVMGCVVNGPGEAREADLGVASGNGKGQIFVKGEVVKTVPESKIVETLIEEAMRIAEEMGEDAPEGAPQVTVS from the coding sequence ATGAGCGTCAGTCTGGGTATTCCTACCGCGCCACCCCCTGTTCTCAACCCGCGTCGCAAGTCCCGCAAGATCCAGGTCGGCAAGGTCGCGGTCGGCGGTGACGCGCCGGTCTCGGTGCAGTCCATGACCACCACGCTGACCTCCGACATCAACGCCACGCTGCAGCAGATCGCCGAGCTCACGGCCGCGGGCTGCGACATCGTGCGGGTGGCCTGCCCCAGCCAGGACGACGCCGAGGCGCTGCCCGCGATCGCCCGCAAGTCCGGCATCCCGGTGATCGCCGACATCCACTTCCAGCCCAAGTACGTGTTCGCCGCGATCGACGCCGGCTGCGCCGCCGTCCGCGTGAACCCGGGCAACATCCGGCAGTTCGACGACAAGGTCGGCGAGATCGCCAAGGCCGCGAAGGATGCCGGCACCTCGATCCGGATCGGCGTGAACGCCGGCTCGCTCGACAAGCGCCTGCTCGCCAAGTACGGCAAGGCCACGCCCGAGGCGCTGGTCGAGTCCGCGGTGTGGGAGGCCTCGCTGTTCGAGGAGCACGACTTCCACGACTTCAAGATCTCGGTCAAGCACAACGACCCGGTGGTCATGGTGCGGGCCTACGAGCTGCTGGCCCAGCGCGGCGACTGGCCGCTGCACCTCGGCGTCACCGAGGCGGGCCCGGCGTTCCAGGGCACGATCAAGTCGGCCGTCGCCTTCGGCCACCTGCTCGGCCAGGGCATCGGCGACACGATCCGCGTCTCGCTGAGCGCGCCGCCGGTCGAGGAGGTCAAGGTCGGCATCCAGATCCTGCAGTCGCTGAACCTGCGCCCGCGCAAGCTCGAGATCGTGTCCTGCCCGTCCTGCGGCCGCGCCCAGGTCGACGTCTACACGCTGGCCGAGCAGGTGACGGCCGGGCTCGAGGGCATGGAGGTGCCGCTGCGCGTCGCCGTGATGGGCTGCGTGGTGAACGGCCCGGGCGAGGCGCGCGAGGCCGATCTCGGAGTAGCCTCCGGCAACGGCAAGGGCCAGATCTTCGTCAAGGGTGAGGTCGTCAAGACCGTCCCCGAGTCGAAGATCGTCGAGACGCTGATCGAGGAAGCCATGCGGATCGCCGAAGAGATGGGCGAAGATGCGCCGGAGGGCGCTCCTCAGGTGACCGTCAGCTAG